One region of Anaeromyxobacter paludicola genomic DNA includes:
- a CDS encoding HyaD/HybD family hydrogenase maturation endopeptidase, whose product MARILVLGIGNVLMGDDALGSHVIKELEARFTFPEEVTLIDAGTPGVDLTAYMAGHETLLVVDVVRAKGQPGEFRYYDRAKLMEKAPMVAMSPHEPGLREALLTADFMGVAPSEVKLIGVIPDVVDLGVRLSEPVRAALPRVIDEVVADLTAHGAAPTPRDPPAKPDLWWETPRGM is encoded by the coding sequence ATGGCCCGCATCCTGGTTCTCGGCATCGGCAACGTCCTCATGGGCGACGACGCCCTCGGCTCGCACGTCATCAAGGAGCTGGAGGCCCGCTTCACCTTCCCGGAGGAAGTGACCCTCATCGACGCCGGCACGCCCGGCGTGGACCTCACCGCCTACATGGCCGGGCACGAGACGCTGCTCGTCGTGGACGTGGTGCGCGCCAAGGGCCAGCCGGGCGAGTTCCGCTACTACGACCGGGCGAAGCTCATGGAGAAGGCGCCCATGGTGGCGATGAGCCCCCACGAGCCGGGCCTGCGCGAGGCGCTCCTCACCGCCGACTTCATGGGCGTGGCGCCTTCCGAGGTGAAGCTCATCGGCGTCATCCCCGACGTGGTGGACCTCGGCGTCCGCCTCTCCGAGCCGGTCCGCGCCGCGCTGCCCCGCGTGATCGACGAGGTGGTGGCCGACCTCACCGCCCACGGCGCCGCCCCGACGCCGCGCGATCCGCCGGCCAAGCCCGACCTCTGGTGGGAGACGCCGCGCGGGATGTGA